Genomic DNA from bacterium:
GCGGTTTACCTGAGAATGACGGGCAGCCTTGATTCTCAATTTAACCTTGCTCCGGTCGGGGTTTACCTAGCCAACACCTCTCGATGTTGCTGGTGGTCTCTTACACCACCGTTGCACCCTTGCCTGCGAAGAATAAACTTCACATAGGCGGTTAACATTTCTGTGGCACTATCCTCACAGTCACCTGCACCGGACGTTATCCGGCGACCTGCCCTGTGGAGCCCGGACTTTCCTCAAAAGGCATGTGTCGTTGAATTTCTTCAAAGCCCCACGCTTTCGCGATTACCTGAACTACTTCCTTTAACATTTTATAACAATAGAAATTTATGTTGTAGTAAAATTTAAAACATGCAATATCTTAAAAAAATCAAAGGCTTGGTTGCTCGCCATAAAAACAGTCACGAACAGTCTCTGCCTGCAATCAGCAAATCCGAATATGTTCGTCAAATGTTTGACAAATTAGCTGTCGATTATGATTTGATGAACAATATAATTAGTTTTGGAAGACATAATTCTGTCAAAAAACAGGTAATTAATAATGTTCAAATAAAAGCAGGCATGAAAATTCTTGATGTATGCACAGGAACAGGTGATATCCCGATATTTATTGCAAAAAAATTCAATGATGCGGTTAAAATTACCGGCGTTGATTTTTCTGAAAAAATGCTTGAGATTGCCGCTAAAAGAACTAAAAAATATAAAAATATTGAATTTATAACAGCTGATGCTCTGAATTTGCCCTTTGAAGACGATTCTTTTGATGTGGTGTTCATAAGTTTTGGTTTGAGAAACCTGATTGATTTAAGAAAAGGCATTATTGAGCTTAAGAGAGTTACAAAAAAAGGCGGATATGTTGTAAATCTTGACATGGGAAAACCTAAAGGGATTTTAGGTCAAATATTCAGGCTTTATTTTTTCGGACTGGTTCCGTTATTGGGAAAATTAAT
This window encodes:
- the ubiE gene encoding bifunctional demethylmenaquinone methyltransferase/2-methoxy-6-polyprenyl-1,4-benzoquinol methylase UbiE, whose translation is MQYLKKIKGLVARHKNSHEQSLPAISKSEYVRQMFDKLAVDYDLMNNIISFGRHNSVKKQVINNVQIKAGMKILDVCTGTGDIPIFIAKKFNDAVKITGVDFSEKMLEIAAKRTKKYKNIEFITADALNLPFEDDSFDVVFISFGLRNLIDLRKGIIELKRVTKKGGYVVNLDMGKPKGILGQIFRLYFFGLVPLLGKLIHGSSEPYVYLPESCESFPDQDELVRIFYELGFDDVINYNFAFGALAGHVAVV